The Coccidioides posadasii str. Silveira chromosome 5, complete sequence genome has a segment encoding these proteins:
- a CDS encoding uncharacterized protein (BUSCO:73771at4751~EggNog:ENOG410PG22~COG:A~BUSCO:1316at33183), translated as MVKSYLKFEASKTFGLVTSATSNVVWIKDEGPLAAPRHTGAGRAIVGAGEDIVCWDVKKGEMLAKWRDSDCSAQVTCISRSKADEDIFAVGYEDGSIRLWDSRLGTVIISFNGHKTAVTQLAFDQGGTRLASGSRDTNIIIWDLIAEVGLVKLRGHTDQITSLHFLSDSNAEDDTAELQDGSEQQKFLLSTGKDSLIKIWDLSSQHCIETHIAQSNGECWSLALSPDQSGCITAGNEGELRVWSIDSNAMKEIAKEKEGVNMQKILLDRGNLYRQGKDRTLGVHFHPHADYIAVHGSEKSVEILRIKGEKEIQKSLARKRKRRKEKDGDQDGEIANLVPSGPDSLAAVPITEIFVSHAIVRTGGKIRSVDWMGGKGLQFLAATTNNQLEVYNVVSAEKKKKDQEEIDYSRTLSVEIPGHRTDVRSLALSSDDRMLSSASNGNLKIWNIRTQTCLRTLDCGYALCSTFLPGDKIVVVGNKNGELEVFDIASSTLLDTIQAHEGPVWSLHVHPDGKSMATGSADKTAKFWKFEIVQEEILGTKRTMPKLKLVHTRTLKANDDILSLKFSPDARLLAISLLDNTVKVFFVDTLKLFLNLYGHKLPVLNMDISYDSKLIVTCSADKNVRLWGLDFGDCHKALFAHQDSIMAVAFMPNNKGDGHNFFSASKDRLIKYWDGDKFEQIQKLEGHHGEIWSLIISHSGDFIVTASHDKSIRIWQQTDEQIFLEEEREKELEELYEQNLAESLDRDEAAAEGDDKAEAVAASKQTMETLTAGERIIEALELGMEDLELLREFNERKASNPKVAPPSRNPLYLAYGNVSAEKYLLNTIQKIPAAFLQDALLVLPFSQLPALFTFLNIWASKEWDIPLTCRILFFTLKTHHRQIVASKMMRPMLDDIRGNLRRVLSKQKDEMGYNLAALQFIGGQVRDKGKSDYIDEEMWEQEEQQQRGVKKRQFITVA; from the exons ATGGTCAAGTCGTACTT AAAATTCGAAGCGTCGAAAACTTTTGGCCTCGTTACCTCCGCTACATCGAATGTGGTCTGGATAAAAGATGAAGGTCCCTTGGCGGCTCCTCGCCATACAGGCGCTGGGCGAGCAATTGTAGGTGCCGGAGAAGATATCGTCTGTTGGGATGtgaaaaaaggagaaatgCTAGCGAAGTGGCGGGACTCCGATTGCAGTGCGCAAGTTACCTGTATTTCGCGGAGCAAAGCTGACGAGGATATCTTTGCGGTTGG ATATGAGGATGGCAGCATTCGATTATGGGACTCCCGGTTGGGTACAGTTATTATTTCATTCAACGGTCATAAAACTGCAGTCACACAGCTAGCATTCGATCAAGGAGGAACACGGTTGGCAAGCGGCTCGCGAGACACTAATATTATTATATGGGACTTAATTGCAGAGGTCGGCCTCGTAAAATTACGCGGTCATACCGACCAGATTACTTCGCTTCATTTCTTGTCCGACTCCAACGCTGAAGATGATACTGCAGAACTACAAGATGGCTCTGAGCAACAGAAGTTTCTCTTGAGCACGGGAAAGGATTCGTTGATCAAGATTTGGGATTTATCTTCACAACATTGTATCGAGACACACATTGCTCAAAGTAACGGGGAATGTTGGAGTCTAGCCCTATCACCCGACCAGAGTGGATGTATTACTGCCGGGAACGAAGGGGAGCTAAGGGTGTGGTCGATTGACTCGAATGCCATGAAAGAAATTgcaaaggagaaagaagggGTGAATATGCAGAAGATCCTGCTGGACCGGGGAAATTTATATCGCCAGGGCAAAGATCGAACGCTTGGCGTGCACTTTCATCCGCACGCAGATTACATCGCCGTTCACGGCTCTGAAAAGTCGGTTGAAATATTACGTATTAAAGGTGAAAAAGAAATCCAGAAAAGTCTGGCCAGAAAGCGAAAGAGGAGAAAGGAGAAAGATGGAGACCAGGACGGTGAAATCGCCAATCTCGTACCGAGCGGTCCGGATTCTCTCGCGGCTGTACCAATAACTGAAATCTTTGTGTCACACGCAATTGTCAGAACTGGAGGAAAGATCCGGTCAGTAGATTGGATGGGTGGAAAAGGATTGCAGTTCCTCGCGGCAACGACAAACAACCAGCTGGAGGTTTATAACGTTGTCTCtgcagagaagaagaagaaggatcAGGAAGAGATTGATTACAGCCGGACATTGTCCGTCGAGATCCCCGGCCATCGAACAGATGTTCGATCACTAGCACTAAGTTCGGACGATAGGATGCTCTCGTCCGCCTCTAATGGAAACTTGAAGATTTGGAATATCCGAACGCAGACGTGTCTCCGAACATTGGACTGTGGTTATGCTCTATGTTCGACTTTCCTTCCTGGAGATAAAATTGTGGTTGTTGGGAACAAGAATGGAGAACTAGAAGTGTTTGACATCGCCTCGTCCACCCTCCTTGACACAATTCAGGCTCATGAAGGTCCGGTGTGGTCTCTGCATGTTCATCCTGACGGAAAGTCTATGGCTACTGGTAGTGCCGACAAGACCGCGAAGTTCTGGAAGTTTGAGATCGTTCAAGAGGAAATTCTTGGCACCAAACGCACGATGCCGAAGCTGAAGCTCGTACATACGCGGACTCTCAAAGCGAACGATGATATTCTTAGCCTTAAGTTCTCTCCAGATGCTCGTCTGCTCGCTATCTCTCTTTTGGACAACACAGTCAAAGTCTTTTTCGTTGATACCCtgaagcttttcttgaaTCTTTATGGTCATAAACTTCCCGTCCTCAACATGGATATTTCATACGACAGCAAATTAATCGTCACTTGCTCTGCGGATAAGAATGTACGACTCTGGGGTCTCGATTTCGGTGACTGTCATAAGGCACTGTTCGCACATCAGGACAGCATCATGGCGGTTGCGTTCATGCCTAATAACAAAGGAGACGGCCACAACTTCTTTAGCGCTAGCAAGGATCGCCTAATTAAATATTGGGATGGCGATAAGTTTGAGCAAATACAAAAACTCGAAGGTCACCACGGGGAGATTTGGTCTTTGATAATAAGCCATTCTGGAGACTTCATCGTTACCGCAAGTCATGATAAGAGTATAAGAATCTGGCAACAGACTGATGAACAGATATTCTTGGAAGAGGAGCGAGAGAAGGAATTAGAAGAGTTATATGAGCAAAACCTCGCTGAGTCTCTAGATCGGGACGAAGCGGCTGCTGAAGGCGACGACAAAGCAGAGGCCGTGGCCGCCAGCAAACAAACTATGGAAACTTTAACGGCGGGAGAAAGAATCATTGAAGCTCTTGAACTTGGAATGGAAGATCTAGAGCTATTGCGTGAGTTCAATGAGCGCAAAGCCTCTAATCCCAAGGTGGCACCCCCGTCCCGAAACCCTCTCTATCTTGCATATGGCAATGTTTCGGCCGAAAAGTATCTTCTCAACACCATCCAGAAGATCCCCGCTGCTTTTCTGCAAGATGCCCTTCTTGTCCTTCCTTTTTCACAACTCCCCGCTCTTTTTACATTTTTGAATATCTGGGCCAGCAAAGAATGGGATATTCCCTTGACGTGCCGCATATTATTTTTCACCCTCAAGACGCATCATCGGCAAATAGTGGCGAGCAAAATGATGAGACCGATGCTGGATGATATCCGAGGAAATCTTCGACGAGTACTTTCCAAGCAGAAGGATGAAATGGGTTATAATTTGGCTGCG